A window of Cryptomeria japonica chromosome 3, Sugi_1.0, whole genome shotgun sequence contains these coding sequences:
- the LOC131063320 gene encoding LOB domain-containing protein 1 gives MATQNSKPCASCKKHRKKCSESCVLAPYFPSTDPKKFALVQRVFGTSHVIKTLQGIEDYQRGDAVNSMVMEARARVEDPVHGCTRTVHQLQQQIAELEVRLAAMQEEVVTARLKRDEMASFLLT, from the exons ATGGCCACACAAAATAGTAAACCCTGCGCAAGCTGCAAGAAGCATAGGAAAAAGTGTTCAGAGTCGTGTGTTCTGGCCCCTTACTTTCCATCCACAGATCCCAAAAAATTTGCACTAGTCCAGAGAGTTTTCGGAACCAGTCATGTCATCAAAACACTTCAA GGTATCGAGGACTATCAGAGAGGAGATGCAGTAAATAGTATGGTGATGGAAGCGAGAGCAAGGGTGGAGGACCCGGTGCATGGGTGTACAAGGACAGTTCATCAACTGCAGCAGCAAATTGCTGAATTAGAGGTACGGCTGGCAGCCATGCAAGAAGAAGTTGTGACTGCGCGCTTGAAGAGGGATGAGATGGCATCATTCCTACTCACTTGA